TAATGATAACATGCCAGTCAAATATGTAATAAAAGAAATTTACACAGCGATGTCTGTTGTATAAGCATGTAATGTTGCCGATCATACCAGTTGCATAGATCGTTGTGGTACATATACAACATATTGTTAATTTATTGGTATGTTAGGTTAAAAAATTTGGCCAACGAGtctagtacttccttgtgagCGACTTTATGGGTCTTATTGGCAAATTAAGGGATCATTTTTCTTAGCAAGGTCACGTTCTTGTGTTCCCAAGATTTATTCATGCCTATATAAAAAATGTCAACTGCTTATGAAAGCATGCACATTTTTGGATAGATAAAACATATTAGtaaaatatatacatatacatgtaTGTATGAAATAAGAGTTACATCTTTTATAGAAAAATTTTGAACTCAACATTAATCTTATTCGTTAGAACTATAATATTTAAGAATTTTTATGGCAGTGATTGGAACATATTTGTATAGTTGCAAATAAGGTGCCCTTATAATAATTCGTGACGTTGACcccgcctctctctctctctctgcacgTTCAAAATAACTATAGTGCTACCTTCATTCCTACTATGCTCCTAGTGGCATGGCTGCATTGTTGCATCTTGTGAAGTCTGAACTTTCACAGCCACCAAACCGCCTCACGAAGTTTGTATGTTGTAGTATATACATAATCAAGTATGGCTCGAAAGGTACGATACAAAGTATATTCGGCCCCATGTCAAATGTATGGTATAACCAATTATGGCACATATTTGAACATAGATAGGACTTCAGATTCTCAACCATTACTTTTCTTATTTCCGAGGAGTCACATACGTTGGTATGCAAACTTTATTATAGAAGTACAACTCATAAGAAATTTAGAAGAGGGTAGCACCAACGATGGGTTGCTGCCAGTAGGCGGCAGGACTCGTCAAAGCCAGTTGGTTGACTAGCTGTTGCTGCTGCCAGAAGGCAGCGGGGTGAGCCACGGCAAGTGGGTTGAATGGcaccagctgctgctgctgcgagaAGGCGGCGGAGTTCGCAACAGctagttggttgaatggaagcAGTTGCTGCTGCAAGTAGGCAGCGGGGTTCACCATGGCTAGCTGGTTGATCTGTTGTTGCAAGTAGGCGGCGGGGTTCGCCAGGGCTACCTGACTGAACGGTGATAGAACGCGTTGTTGCTGTGCCGCGATGCTCTGTACTGTCAGCTGGGCCAAAGATTGCTGCTGCAGTAAGGCTGACTGTTGCTGTAAGCATATTGCCGATGATGGTAGGATGCTGGCTGCAAGTGCCTGTTGTAGCCTGCAGGACTGCACAATCGGGTGCTCATATCCGACGGCTGCGATAGGTGAGAGGTACTGTGGAATAGTGGCAGCGGAGACGGCTAGTGAGCACTGCGGAATAATGACCGCGGTGGTAGCGCTCACTAAGAGAGCAAGGAGTGCAAGGAGGGAAAATACCTTGGCTGCCATGCTTGCTCTAAGAGGTACTTAGTGGGTTTCAATTTCTATGTTGCTAGATTGTCTTAGTGATAGGGTGATGGATTACCTGCATATATTAGGCCTATTTATATACATGAGAGTCCATGTAGCTTTAGCAAGATTTGTTGGTTTTGCCTCGCAAATTGTTATCCAGATAAGCTAGAGATGACATGGTATCTCGTCGATTTTGGCATTTAGTGATAAATCCACATGGATGGACGGTATGTGTTGGCAAGACAGCTCACTTAATACACGCAAAAAGCAATACACGCAAAAAGCAACTTCTTTCTGTTGGCATTGTGTTGATATATGAGTGACAACAGCATGGTTGGTTCACCTTTAAGCCTATGAAAGTCTTAGGCACAAAAATATGGGTTCCACTTAATGGTGAGCTGGTACAGTTGTGATTTGGTGATGTGGATCCAAATCATATTGAGCTTAATTTGTCATCTACCTTTGATGCGGTTTGCACCAATTGCGATTCCTCCTGGATGAAAGGGTTAACGTAGTAGTTCCAGGCGAAGTTATCAAGTTCTCGGGACGTGGAATGAATCAGATGTTCTAGCTGGCTAATTTACCATTAAAACCAAACTTGCTTACACTATCTTATAGAAAATAACACATGCACAGAATAAAGTATCAGTATATCACACATGCACATATGGTAGCTTATCACAATAACATATAAATTACCAGACAAAAAATATAAAATTTCAATAAATAgaaataaataattaatatatataaataatttcACTATTGGATTATTGATAAACTTTAAAGTTGGCCTTACTACTTGCTAGGGACACTGGAGAATAATACCTGTTTTTATCCTAACTTCCTCCTTTGCTCCCGGTGGATGTTATCTAGCACTTGGCTTATGCATCTTTTttgaaaggaaaaagaaggatGAAGTTTTTTTAATACTCAAACAACAGGATTGCCCACACAAACGTGAAAGCTTACACACTATTTTATTAAGACTGGTGAGAAACCTTACATTTGCTATTTTAATGGATGAAGTGATTAAGGAATTGTCATATATATAAAGATTGAGTCCACCAGTAACATTTCTGCATGTAAATACTAACCTATGATAGCATGATTGGTTAAAAATTTACTTTTGAAGAAACCAACCATTATATTGGCACTGCTAGACAACTTGACTTCTAGTATTGGACGGGAACCCCCGGTTAGTACCGGTTCCGCGCCCGGTATAGACTGGTCGGTACTAAATGGGCAtgcatttagtaccggctggtaaCATCGGCCAGTAACAAATGATTTCATGCCAAAAAATAAAGGAAAAATACAACGAACCCCTTGAGGCCCGATCTTGATCTGCATCCGCATGTTCTCGTTGGCTCTGTCATATTTTCTCAAGCTCCTAATATTTTGATGTTGTAGAGGAGCGCCGACGGCCGAGGTGGCAAGGCCTTCAGGGCACTTCCATGCCATGGCGCGGAGCATGATGAGCCCTGCGGTTTGGGATTTTTTTCATATAGCTAAATATGGTTTAAGGTAAATTTTGTGTACAACTCTTGGGCGCATCTATGATTTTTGTGTGATTCTAAATTTCTAAGGTTGACGGGTTGACGGATGTGTCTTGAGCAGTTTCAATAGCTGTAGGATTTGCAGATGTAGGATGAAAATTGTTACACACTAGATGAAAGGGTTAACACAGTAGTTCCAGATGAAGTTATCATGTTCTCAGGATGTGCAATGAATCAGATCTTCTAGCTCGCTAATTTACAATTAAAATCAAGCTTGCTTACAGTTTTTTTTCCACTCATGGACGAACCAATTTCATCACCGCACAACCACAACATTTGATGTTGGTGCTCCACAAAATATTATCATATTTCCATTCAATTGTTGGGGACGATATGTGTCTGTAGAGATGATGACTATTCTGGCTCTTGATGCACTATGCCTATTAAACTAATATGCGAGTTAACAATGTTGGAACATTTATTTTAAGTGTTTGGATCATAGCTTTTGATGAGTTGGCACAAAATAACGGGAAGTGCAATTATTTCTTTTTCTAATTTTGTTAGCCTCATGACATGATAACGTGCCAGTCAAATATGTAATAAAAGAAATTTACACAGCCATGTGTGTTGTATGAGCATGTAATGTTGCCGATCATACCAGTTGCATAGATCGTTGTGGTACATATACAACATATTGTTAATTTATTATTGTGTTAGGTTAAAAATTTTGCATATACAACATATTGTTAATTTATTGTTGTGTTAGGTTAAAAAATTTGCCCAACAAGTCTAGTGCTTCCTTGTGAGCGACTCCATGGGTCTTATTGGCAAATTTAGGGATCATTTTCCTTAGAAAGGTCACGTTCTTTGTGGTCCCAAGATTTATTCATGCCTATATAAAAAATGTCAACTGCTTATGGAAGCATGCACATTTTTTTTGGTAGATGAAACAtatttgtaaaaatatatacatatacacgtATGTATGAAATAAGAGGTAACATCTTTTATAGAAAAATTTTGAACTCAACATTAACCTTATATTCGTCAGAACTACAATATTCAAGAATTTTGATGGCAGTGATTGGAACATATTTATATAGTTGCAAATAAGGTGCCCTTATAATAATTCGTGACGTTGAccccacctctctctctctctgcacgTTCAAAATAACTATAGTACTACCTTCATTCCTACTATGCTCCTAGTGGCATGGTTGCATTGTCGCATCTTGTGAAGTCTGAACTTTCACAGCTACCAACCGCCTCACAAAGTTTGTATGCTGTAGTATATACATAATTAAGTATGGCTCAAAAGGTACGATACAAAGTATATTCGGCCGATGTCAAATGTATGGTATAAACAATAATGGCACACATTTGAACATAGATAGGACTTCAGATTCTCAACCATTACTTTTCTTATTTCCGAGGAGTCACATACGTTGGCATGCAAACTTTATTATAGAAGTACAACTCATAAGGAATTTAGAAGAGGGTAGAACCAACGATGGGTTGCTGCCAGAAGGAGGCAGGACTCGTCAAAGCTAGTTGGTTGACTAGCTGTTGCTGCTGCCAGAAGGCGGCGGGACTCGTCAAAGCCAGTTGGTTGACTAGCTGTTGCTGCTGCAAGAAGGCAGCGGGGTGAGCCACGGCAAGTGGGTTGAATGGcaccagctgctgctgctgctgctgcgagaAGGCGGCGGAGTTCGCAACAGctagttggttgaatggaagcAGTTGCTGCTGCAAGTAGGCAGCGGGGTTCACCATGGCTAGCTGGTTGATCTGTTGTTGCAAGTAGGCGGCGGGGTTCGCCAGGGCTACCTGACTGAACGATGATAGAACGCGTTGTTGCTGTGCCGCGATGCTCTGTACTGTCAGCTGGGCCAAAGATTGCTGCTGCAGTAAGGCTGACTGTTGCTGTAAGAACATTGCCGATGATGGTAGGATGCTGGCTGCAAGTGCCTGTTGTAGCCTGTAGGACTGCACAATCGGGTGCTCATATCCGACAGCTGCGATAGGTGAGAGGTACTGTGGAATAGTGGCAGCGGAGGCGGCTAGTGAGCACTGCGGAATAATGACCGCGGTGGTAGCGCTCACTAAGAGAGCAAGGAGTGCAAGGAGGGAAAATACCTTGGCTGCCATGCTTGCTCTAAGAGGTACTTAGTGGGTTTCAATTTCTATGTTGCTAGATTGTCTTAGTGATAGGGTGATGGATTACCTGCACATATTGGGCCTATTTATACACATGAGAGTCCATGTAGCTTTAGCAAGATTTGTTGCTTTTGCCTCGCAAATTGTTATCCAGATAAGCTAGAGATGACATGGTATCTAGTTGATTTTGGCATTTAGTGATAAATCCACTTGGATGGACAGTATGTGTTGGCAAGACAACTCACTTAATACACGCAAAAAGCAACTTTTTTCTGTTTGCATTGTGTTGATATATGAGTGACAACAGCATGGTTGGTTCACCTTTAAGCCTATGAAAGCCTTAGGCACAAAAATATGGGTTCCACTTAATGGTGAGCTGGTACAGTTGTGATTTGGTGATGTGGATCCAAATCATATTGAGCCTAATTTGTCATCTACCTTTGATACGGTTTGCTCCCATTGCGATTCCTCCTGGATGAAAGGGTTAACGCAGTAGTTCCAGGTGAAGTTATCAAGTTCTCGGGACGTGGAATGAATCAGATGTTCTAGCTCGCTAATTTACCATTAAAACCAAACTTGCTTACACTATCTTATAGAAAATAACACATGCACAGAATAAAGTATCAGTATATCACACATGCACATATGGTAGCTTATGATAATAATATATAAAATACCAgacaaaaaaatataaaaattaaataaatagaaataaataattaatatatataaataatttcACTATTGGATTATTGATAAACTTTAAAGTTGGCCTTACTACTTGCTAGGGACACTGGAGAGAACAGTACCTGTTTTTATCCTAACTTCCTCCTTTGCTCCCGGTGGATGTT
Above is a genomic segment from Panicum hallii strain FIL2 chromosome 8, PHallii_v3.1, whole genome shotgun sequence containing:
- the LOC112901888 gene encoding kafirin PSKR2-like — protein: MAAKVFSLLALLALLVSATTAVIIPQCSLAASAATIPQYLSPIAAVGYEHPIVQSYRLQQALAASILPSSAMFLQQQSALLQQQSLAQLTVQSIAAQQQRVLSSFSQVALANPAAYLQQQINQLAMVNPAAYLQQQLLPFNQLAVANSAAFSQQQQQQLVPFNPLAVAHPAAFLQQQQLQQRVLSPFSQVALANPAAYLQQQINQLAMVNPAAYLQQQLLPFNQLAVANSAAFSQQQQLVPFNPLAVAHPAAFWQQQQLVNQLALTSPAAYWQQPIVGATLF